The window CTGAAGGAATGGATTACCCTCGGCACTAACCGCCGAATCATTGATTGGATTTTGAATGGGAAAGTCCTATTTGATCGAAATGAATATATTTTCAACTTGATTGATGAACTGAGTACATTCCCCTTTTCAAACCGCAAACTTAAAATCGGTTTAGAATACGGCAAGCTCATTCGCAGATATATAGAAGGAAAAGCATTTTTTGAGTCAAATCAATTCCTTGATGCATATAATTCAATTGTGCATGCTCTGCATCATTTGGCACGTATTGAAGTGATCGATAAAGGCTTCCACCCAGAAGTGACGGTTTGGAATCAGGTGCGTCATATGGAACCGGAAGTATATAAACTTTATTCAGAACTCATTGAAAGCCACGAAAGTCTGCATAAGCGTTTGGAACTTTTATTTTTAGCAAATGATTTTTTGATCCATTCAAAAGCAGAAATTGGTGCCGCTCATTTGCGTCATGTCATGGAACAGCAAGATATATGGCTTTTTGGCGAGCTTCTCGCGCATCCTGATCTCAAGTATTTCACGTCTGACCTTAGCGTCATGATTGATTTCTTTGTGGAAAAAGGAATTGTTCAAGTGGAGCCGATTGAGACAAAGGGACAAAAAATCTATCATCGAGGATATTTTGTGAAAAAAGATATTGACGTATGAATATTATGATGGTATATTATTATACGTCGCTAACGAGCAACCAAGTTGCTTTGAAAGAAAAGCTGACAAAAAGAAATTCTAAAAAACACTTGACGCACACAGCGCCGAAATGTTATATTGAGAAAGTCGCCTCTGAGCGACAATGAAGATGATCTTTGAAAACTAAACAAGACAAAACGTACCTGTTAATTCGAGTTTTTATAAAAAAATCCTATGATACATCATAGGTAGTCAGTCAAACACTGACGAGGCAGGAAATGATCACATGCTAAGTTCGCTACATCGTGTAGCAACGCATGTGTGATATGCATCCTGCATACCTCGGAGAGTTTGATCCTGGCTCAGGACGAACGCTGGCGGCGTGCCTAATACATGCAAGTCGAGCGGACAGAAGGGAGCTTGCTCCCGGATGTTAGCGGCGGACGGGTGAGTAACACGTGGGTAACCTGCCTGTAAGACTGGGATAACTCCGGGAAACCGGAGCTAATACCGGATAGTTCCTTGAACCGCATGGTTCAAGGATGAAAGACGGTTTCGGCTGTCACTTACAGATGGACCCGCGGCGCATTAGCTAGTTGGTGGGGTAATGGCTCACCAAGGCGACGATGCGTAGCCGACCTGAGAGGGTGATCGGCCACACTGGGACTGAGACACGGCCCAGACTCCTACGGGAGGCAGCAGTAGGGAATCTTCCGCAATGGACGAAAGTCTGACGGAGCAACGCCGCGTGAGTGATGAAGGTTTTCGGATCGTAAAGCTCTGTTGTTAGGGAAGAACAAGTGCGAGAGTAACTGCTCGCACCTTGACGGTACCTAACCAGAAAGCCACGGCTAACTACGTGCCAGCAGCCGCGGTAATACGTAGGTGGCAAGCGTTGTCCGGAATTATTGGGCGTAAAGGGCTCGCAGGCGGTTTCTTAAGTCTGATGTGAAAGCCCCCGGCTCAACCGGGGAGGGTCATTGGAAACTGGGAAACTTGAGTGCAGAAGAGGAGAGTGGAATTCCACGTGTAGCGGTGAAATGCGTAGAGATGTGGAGGAACACCAGTGGCGAAGGCGACTCTCTGGTCTGTAACTGACGCTGAGGAGCGAAAGCGTGGGGAGCGAACAGGATTAGATACCCTGGTAGTCCACGCCGTAAACGATGAGTGCTAAGTGTTAGGGGGTTTCCGCCCCTTAGTGCTGCAGCTAACGCATTAAGCACTCCGCCTGGGGAGTACGGTCGCAAGACTGAAACTCAAAGGAATTGACGGGGGCCCGCACAAGCGGTGGAGCATGTGGTTTAATTCGAAGCAACGCGAAGAACCTTACCAGGTCTTGACATCCTCTGACAACCCTAGAGATAGGGCTTTCCCTTCGGGGACAGAGTGACAGGTGGTGCATGGTTGTCGTCAGCTCGTGTCGTGAGATGTTGGGTTAAGTCCCGCAACGAGCGCAACCCTTGATCTTAGTTGCCAGCATTTAGTTGGGCACTCTAAGGTGACTGCCGGTGACAAACCGGAGGAAGGTGGGGATGACGTCAAATCATCATGCCCCTTATGACCTGGGCTACACACGTGCTACAATGGACAGAACAAAGGGCTGCGAGACCGCAAGGTTTAGCCAATCCCATAAATCTGTTCTCAGTTCGGATCGCAGTCTGCAACTCGACTGCGTGAAGCTGGAATCGCTAGTAATCGCGGATCAGCATGCCGCGGTGAATACGTTCCCGGGCCTTGTACACACCGCCCGTCACACCACGAGAGTTTGCAACACCCGAAGTCGGTGAGGTAACCTTTATGGAGCCAGCCGCCGAAGGTGGGGCAGATGATTGGGGTGAAGTCGTAACAAGGTAGCCGTATCGGAAGGTGCGGCTGGATCACCTCCTTTCTAAGGATATATGGAGCAGTGTGCGTTTTCGTCTTGTTTAGTTTTGAAGGATCATTCCTTCAAGATATGTCTCTAGCGAGACAGGATTGTTCTTTGAAAACTAGATAACAATAAGTAATACATTCACATTGAATGCAATGCAAAGTTCATCACACATAGTGATTCTTTCTAAAGTAAGAAATGGTTAAGTTAGAAAGGGCGCACGGTGGATGCCTTGGCACTAGGAGCCGATGAAGGACGGGACGAACACCGATATGCTTCGGGGAGCTGTAAGCAAGCTTTGATCCGGAGATTTCCGAATGGGGAAACCCACTGCTCGTAATGGAGTAGTATCCATACTTGAATACATAGAGTATGAGAAGGCATACCCGGGGAACTGAAACATCTAAGTACCCGGAGGAAGAGAAAGCAAATGCGATTCCCTGAGTAGCGGCGAGCGAAACGGGAACAGCCCAAACCAAGAGGCTTGCCTCTTGGGGTTGTAGGACACTCTATACGGAGTTACAAAGGAACGATATAAGCGAAGAGGTCTGGAAAGGCCCGCCAAAGAAGGTAACAGCCCTGTAACTGAAATGTTGTTCTCTCCAGAGTGGATCCTGAGTACGGCGGAACACGTGAAATTCCGTCGGAATCCGGGAGGACCATCTCCCAAGGCTAAATACTCCCTAGTGACCGATAGTGAACCAGTACCGTGAGGGAAAGGTGAAAAGCACCCCGGAAGGGGAGTGAAATAGATCCTGAAACCGTGTGCCTACAAGTAGTCAGAGCCCGTTAATGGGTGATGGCGTGCCTTTTGTAGAATGAACCGGCGAGTTACGATCCCGTGCAAGGTTAAGCAGAAGATGCGGAGCCGCAGCGAAAGCGAGTCTGAATAGGGCGCATGAGTACGTGGTCGTAGACCCGAAACCAGGTGATCTACCCATGTCCAGGGTGAAGTTCAGGTAACACTGAATGGAGGCCCGAACCCACGCACGTTGAAAAGTGCGGGGATGAGGTGTGGGTAGGGGTGAAATGCCAATCGAACCTGGAGATAGCTGGTTCTCTCCGAAATAGCTTTAGGGCTAGCCTCAAGGTAAGAGTCTCGGAGGTAGAGCACTGATTGGACTAGGGGCCCCTACCGGGTTACCGAATTCAGTCAAACTCCGAATGCCGATGACTTATCCTTGGGAGTCAGACTGCGAGTGATAAGATCCGTAGTCGAAAGGGAAACAGCCCAGACCGCCAGCTAAGGTCCCAAAGTATACGTTAAGTGGAAAAGGATGTGGAGTTGCTTAGACAACCAGGATGTTGGCTTAGAAGCAGCCACCATTTAAAGAGTGCGTAATAGCTCACTGGTCGAGTGACTCTGCGCCGAAAATGTACCGGGGCTAAACGTATCACCGAAGCTGCGGACTGTTCTGACGAACAGTGGTAGGAGAGCGTTCTAAGTGCTGTGAAGTCAGACCGGAAGGACTGGTGGAGCGCTTAGAAGTGAGAATGCCGGTATGAGTAGCGAAAGACGGGTGAGAATCCCGTCCACCGAATGCCTAAGGTTTCCTGAGGAAGGCTCGTCCGCTCAGGGTTAGTCGGGACCTAAGCCGAGGCCGAAAGGCGTAGGCGATGGACAACAGGTTGATATTCCTGTACCACCTCCTCACCATTTGAGCAATGGGGGGACGCAGGAGGATAGGGTAAGCGCGGTATTGGATATCCGCGTCCAAGCAGTTAGGCTGGGAAATAGGCAAATCCGTTTCCCGTAAAGGCTGAGCTGTGATGGCGAGCGAAATTTAGTAGCGAAGTTCCTGATTCCACACTGCCAAGAAAAGCCTCTAGCGAGGTGAGAGGTGCCCGTACCGCAAACCGACACAGGTAGGCGAGGAGAGAATCCTAAGGTGATCGAGAGAACTCTCGTTAAGGAACTCGGCAAAATGACCCCGTAACTTCGGGAGAAGGGGTGCTTCTTAGGGTGTTAAAGCCCCGAGAAGCCGCAGTGAATAGGCCCAGGCGACTGTTTAGCAAAAACACAGGTCTCTGCGAAGCCGTAAGGCGAAGTATAGGGGCTGACGCCTGCCCGGTGCTGGAAGGTTAAGAGGAGCGCTTAGCGTAAGCGAAGGTGCGAATTGAAGCCCCAGTAAACGGCGGCCGTAACTATAACGGTCCTAAGGTAGCGAAATTCCTTGTCGGGTAAGTTCCGACCCGCACGAAAGGCGCAACGATCTGGGCACTGTCTCAACGAGAGACTCGGTGAAATTATAGTACCTGTGAAGATGCAGGTTACCCGCGACAGGACGGAAAGACCCCGTGGAGCTTTACTGCAGCCTGATATTGAATGTTGGTACAGCTTGTACAGGATAGGTAGGAGCCTTGGAAACCGGAGCGCTAGCTTCGGTGGAGGCATCGGTGGGATACTACCCTGGCTGTATTGACCTTCTAACCCGCTGCCCTTATCGGGCAGGGAGACAGTGTCAGGTGGGCAGTTTGACTGGGGCGGTCGCCTCCTAAAATGTAACGGAGGCGCCCAAAGGTTCCCTCAGAATGGTTGGAAATCATTCGCAGAGTGTAAAGGCACAAGGGAGCTTGACTGCGAGACCTACAAGTCGAGCAGGGACGAAAGTCGGGCTTAGTGATCCGGTGGTTCCGCATGGAAGGGCCATCGCTCAACGGATAAAAGCTACCCCGGGGATAACAGGCTTATCTCCCCCAAGAGTCCACATCGACGGGGAGGTTTGGCACCTCGATGTCGGCTCATCGCATCCTGGGGCTGTAGTCGGTCCCAAGGGTTGGGCTGTTCGCCCATTAAAGCGGTACGCGAGCTGGGTTCAGAACGTCGTGAGACAGTTCGGTCCCTATCCGTCGCGGGCGCAGGAAATTTGAGAGGAGCTGTCCTTAGTACGAGAGGACCGGGATGGACGCACCGCTGGTGTACCAGTTGTTCTGCCAAGGGCATCGCTGGGTAGCTATGTGCGGACGGGATAAGTGCTGAAAGCATCTAAGCATGAAGCCCCCCTCAAGATGAGATTTCCCATTCCGCAAGGAAGTAAGATCCCTGAAAGATGATCAGGTTGATAGGTCTGAGGTGGAAGCGTGGTGACACGTGGAGCTGACAGATACTAATAGATCGAGGACTTAACCTATATTCTAATGTGAAGCATGAACATTGTTATCTAGTTTTGAGAGAACATTTTTAAAATATCTCTTGATT is drawn from Bacillus pumilus and contains these coding sequences:
- a CDS encoding nucleotidyltransferase-like protein encodes the protein MENLLRPIYQERASHPDTLAVIIVERRHKVSSETDNFDAALLVIVKEAEEPLFIKHYESDHQTASLNVVTDDQLKEWITLGTNRRIIDWILNGKVLFDRNEYIFNLIDELSTFPFSNRKLKIGLEYGKLIRRYIEGKAFFESNQFLDAYNSIVHALHHLARIEVIDKGFHPEVTVWNQVRHMEPEVYKLYSELIESHESLHKRLELLFLANDFLIHSKAEIGAAHLRHVMEQQDIWLFGELLAHPDLKYFTSDLSVMIDFFVEKGIVQVEPIETKGQKIYHRGYFVKKDIDV